The Salmo trutta chromosome 6, fSalTru1.1, whole genome shotgun sequence genomic sequence tctctctcctccagggaAAAGGGGAAGAAAGGAGAAGGAAGAGCTGCCTACTTGACGAACGGGAGCATAGTGCCTCCGGCTTCTCAGCGAACGCGACAATCGACAGGGAAAGGTGGGAATCGATGGAGATTAATTTGCCCTGGCAGTCTTCTTCCTGTCCCAGTCGACTCTGAAATGTTAtcaaaatgctatttggagaaaaaaatattgtgtttttgttttctggATGAAATGGAGGCTTGTAGTAACTTAATTTTACCAACAGAAAGCAGTGTTGTACAAGTTTATTGGGCATAGCTTTTTAGTCTTTTGAGCTGCTTATTTGAATGCCTTAGCACACTTATGCCTTCAAATGTTttgtttgatttatttgtttgttttatttgtttgttttattgAATTAAATCTAGTGTCATTAATGTTCAGGTTGTGTGTGTCCAGATGGTCGTCTAGTCGGAGGCTCCAGTCAGGACGTGTACGGAGACACCTCATCTGAGAGCTACAGCTCCCCCTCCAGCCCCCAGCACGATGGACCAGAGAGCCTGGACAGCGAGGACGAGAAGGACAAAGGtgacacgcacgcactcacacacacaccattattaGAGTTTGTGCTTGTTTAGGTTTTTGGACAGGAGCACTAAGACTtgttcccctccccctctctctctccccctctctctctccccctctctctctctccctctcacccagaTACAGATAGTCACTCAGACGACTCCAGCAGCCAGGGTAGAGCGGACGCCTTCTTCTCCTGCCAGGAGGTTGCAGGGGGGGGCTTGCCCACCATCCATCCCCTGGCCTCTGCCAAGCCTGCTGGGGAGCCCCTCTGCCCCGAGACCATCCCCAACTTTCCCCCCATCACCTTTATGCAACCCCTGCCCTACATACTGCCCAACGGAGCACTGCCCGCCGATGCCTCTCTGCCAGTCCTGCCTCCTCAGGTGGCAGCGGCCCTGGTAGACAACAAGGTTGTGGGAGGACTGATCATGCAGGTGCCCCTGGTCCTCCGAGAGCCCATGCCCACCCCAGTGCCCACTCCTGTGCCAGGGGACACAGAGAAGAGGGATGCCCTTGCTGCAGTGCCCGTGGTGCTTCCAGGGTTTGGCTCCCCCACCCTGGGCTTACACCCCCCTGGCAGCCCTGCCCTGCAGCCCCTGATCCAGCGCTTCAAAACAGCCCCTCATAAGGCAACTGTCACTTCCGAGGGTGTCACCACCTCCTCTGCCCACCACCCCCCGGTTGGAGCCATCAGCGTCATCGCCCCCGGCCCACCCTACGCCTCACCCCTGCAGCAAGCCTACCCCGACCCTGCCGCCAACCCCCTAACCCCTTCTGTACCCACCCCCTCTGTACCCCTAGGGGAGCCTAGCATCCCTCACGTCAAGCACCTGGGCATGGCTCTTCCCTCAGGCCTGCCCTCTCCATACACCATGCCCTCCATCCCCACCTCCATCATGGCAACGCTGGGGGCAGGGGTAGCCGGAGTAGGGGTAGTGCCCACAGCTGGACAGGTTCAGGCGGTGGTGCCCCCATCCGTGCCCACCCACAACCCCGGTCCTGTGCCCAGCCCCAGCCCTGCCCTTACCCACAGCACGGCACAGAGCGACTCCACCTCCTACATCAACAGCACCAGCTGTGCCAGTAACCTCGTCGCCCAGCAACAAGCGCAaccacaacagcagcaacaacagcagcaggcGACGCAACAGCCCATGTGCTGCGGGGCGTGCGGTTGCCGGGGAGGCTGCGGCACCAGCAACAACAGCCACACAGCGCCTTCATTCTTCTTCCCCCACCAGATGCCGCCGCGGCAGGTGTTCGGCGTGCCGCCCATCTTCCAGCTGACGTCCCTGTGCAACAGCAGCTACCTCAGCCAGCCTCCCCCCCAGAGCAACGGCCAGGCCCAGCTACCCTTCTTCCCATCTGCCCCGGCCCCCTACGCCAGCCAAACCCTGCTGCACACGCACCCCCACTCCCACACTGACCACCTACTGGGCACACAGCAAGGCTACAGCCTCCAGCAGATGGCACCCTACAACCGCTTCTACCCGCACATGTACCCCTCCAGTGTGGGCATGGTGCCCGGGGCGGGAGGCGGAGGTGCACTGGGGGTAGCAGTCGGTGTCAACAAGAAGAACGCCAACGTCTCGTGCTACAACTGTGGGGTCAGTGGCCACTACGCACAGGACTGCATACAGCCCTCCATTGACTCGACACAGCAAGGTAATAACGCCACCGCCAGGGGCAGGGTGGAGCGGGGAGGGGCGGCCGCTGGCCTCTTCGGACGGCCCCCTCCGCCCCCCCTGCAGCACTTCCCCCCCAAGTAGAGGTCAGCCCTCAGGactgacccccccccacccctctcgaTTTCTCTCTTACACAACAGTACCCTACACCCACCCACACGGCACCCTTGATCAAGCTTGGGAAGGCACACCTTTGCAGTAACCCTCCCCACCCCCTACCCCCCAAAAACAGACTATTAGCCACCTTCATTTCCATTTTCAGGACTTATTTAGAGCCAGGAGCTGCTGTAAAGGGCTCTCTCATCTCAGGAGACCTGTGGACATTTCTCTCAAACTCTCTGTTAGCAGGGCAAAGACAAAACACAGCAGAACAGTTAAAAATGAAAAACGCAGACCAAATGACATGACACACATGTCACGCAGAGGATACGATTAGGTGCAGGTTGGGAATTTGTAGACATCTCAGTGGAACCTTGTCTTTTTGCTTACTTTCTCTGAGTTTATTTTATCATTTCCCGTTTCTTATTTGTTCGACTGACGCCCACCTCTCTGTTTTTCAGGTGGCTTTCGGCTGAAGTACGCCGCCTCCCA encodes the following:
- the LOC115195648 gene encoding zinc finger CCHC domain-containing protein 2 isoform X1; this translates as MLKMKLPMRTAEAGGDDTAEEQPDLHIPRSVSDKPEGSSRHPGYPSQLDKETVFEWFGLHLNPAKRIEFMCGLLHMCQPLELRFLGSCLEDLARKDNHVLRDVELRANNPNDLTILSDVIDPVVRSKLLVCLSLLGSDSRECAGILFRILSHVDPSLLYKNYGYSVSPFKDSQHHPFHSPCVDGKAFGRTEQNCGLPMEAAIGPLEQLALLFTMASLHPAFPFHQREKVIEQLDKIQLAMEDERQQNQRRINAQHNKAQKAEEHGPAAVTIEASLGERTQAQGPAHHASQTPPSRRAQREAVHVEKIVLKGISRRRSDREYNFVVTWSDSSSSNVTKTHLELESFLLKQLPKEQSTESFEKGILRLLNQGDQYEIREVEGNLKEKFLSAPQAFRQTSKVCGFFLCESSSSSPSCSRFNPVALGKPYKEDCSEASSQEEGVYLEPYVQGHRKKHGSKSPSLNIPNAKSSQGESSRRGPHGLEHNGLPDWRRKSCTLKPNQDTSGGLGPEQHQDSEKRSSHPATKSKPRALGPDREKGKKGEGRAAYLTNGSIVPPASQRTRQSTGKGCVCPDGRLVGGSSQDVYGDTSSESYSSPSSPQHDGPESLDSEDEKDKDTDSHSDDSSSQGRADAFFSCQEVAGGGLPTIHPLASAKPAGEPLCPETIPNFPPITFMQPLPYILPNGALPADASLPVLPPQVAAALVDNKVVGGLIMQVPLVLREPMPTPVPTPVPGDTEKRDALAAVPVVLPGFGSPTLGLHPPGSPALQPLIQRFKTAPHKATVTSEGVTTSSAHHPPVGAISVIAPGPPYASPLQQAYPDPAANPLTPSVPTPSVPLGEPSIPHVKHLGMALPSGLPSPYTMPSIPTSIMATLGAGVAGVGVVPTAGQVQAVVPPSVPTHNPGPVPSPSPALTHSTAQSDSTSYINSTSCASNLVAQQQAQPQQQQQQQQATQQPMCCGACGCRGGCGTSNNSHTAPSFFFPHQMPPRQVFGVPPIFQLTSLCNSSYLSQPPPQSNGQAQLPFFPSAPAPYASQTLLHTHPHSHTDHLLGTQQGYSLQQMAPYNRFYPHMYPSSVGMVPGAGGGGALGVAVGVNKKNANVSCYNCGVSGHYAQDCIQPSIDSTQQGGFRLKYAASHSSEALDNAD
- the LOC115195648 gene encoding zinc finger CCHC domain-containing protein 2 isoform X5 → MLKMKLPMRTAEAGGDDTAEEQPDLHIPRSVSDKPEGSSRHPGYPSQLDKETVFEWFGLHLNPAKRIEFMCGLLHMCQPLELRFLGSCLEDLARKDNHVLRDVELRANNPNDLTILSDVIDPVVRSKLLVCLSLLGSDSRECAGILFRILSHVDPSLLYKNYGYSVSPFKDSQHHPFHSPCVDGKAFGRTEQNCGLPMEAAIGPLEQLALLFTMASLHPAFPFHQREKVIEQLDKIQLAMEDERQQNQRRINAQHNKAQKAEEHGPAAVTIEASLGERTQAQGPAHHASQTPPSRRAQREAVHVEKIVLKGISRRRSDREYNFVVTWSDSSSSNVTKTHLELESFLLKQLPKEQSTESFEKGILRLLNQGDQYEIREVEGNLKEKFLSAPQAFRQTSKVCGFFLCESSSSSPSCSRFNPVALGKPYKEDCSEASSQEEGVYLEPYVQGHRKKHGSKSPSLNIPNAKSSQGESSRRGPHGLEHNGLPDWRRKSCTLKPNQDTSGGLGPEQHQDSEKRSSHPATKSKPRALGPDREKGKKGEGRAAYLTNGSIVPPASQRTRQSTGKDGRLVGGSSQDVYGDTSSESYSSPSSPQHDGPESLDSEDEKDKDTDSHSDDSSSQGRADAFFSCQEVAGGGLPTIHPLASAKPAGEPLCPETIPNFPPITFMQPLPYILPNGALPADASLPVLPPQVAAALVDNKVVGGLIMQVPLVLREPMPTPVPTPVPGDTEKRDALAAVPVVLPGFGSPTLGLHPPGSPALQPLIQRFKTAPHKATVTSEGVTTSSAHHPPVGAISVIAPGPPYASPLQQAYPDPAANPLTPSVPTPSVPLGEPSIPHVKHLGMALPSGLPSPYTMPSIPTSIMATLGAGVAGVGVVPTAGQVQAVVPPSVPTHNPGPVPSPSPALTHSTAQSDSTSYINSTSCASNLVAQQQAQPQQQQQQQQATQQPMCCGACGCRGGCGTSNNSHTAPSFFFPHQMPPRQVFGVPPIFQLTSLCNSSYLSQPPPQSNGQAQLPFFPSAPAPYASQTLLHTHPHSHTDHLLGTQQGYSLQQMAPYNRFYPHMYPSSVGMVPGAGGGGALGVAVGVNKKNANVSCYNCGVSGHYAQDCIQPSIDSTQQGGFRLKYAASHSSEALDNAD
- the LOC115195648 gene encoding zinc finger CCHC domain-containing protein 2 isoform X3, which produces MLKMKLPMRTAEAGGDDTAEEQPDLHIPRSVSDKPEGSSRHPGYPSQLDKETVFEWFGLHLNPAKRIEFMCGLLHMCQPLELRFLGSCLEDLARKDNHVLRDVELRANNPNDLTILSDVIDPVVRSKLLVCLSLLGSDSRECAGILFRILSHVDPSLLYKNYGYSVSPFKDSQHHPFHSPCVDGKAFGRTEQNCGLPMEAAIGPLEQLALLFTMASLHPAFPFHQREKVIEQLDKIQLAMEDERQQNQRRINAQHNKAQKAEEHGPAAVTIEASLGERTQAQGPAHHASQTPPSRRAQREAVHVEKIVLKGISRRRSDREYNFVVTWSDSSSSNVTKTHLELESFLLKQLPKEQSTESFEKGILRLLNQGDQYEIREVEGNLKEKFLSAPQAFRQTSKVCGFFLCESSSSSPSCSRFNPVALGKPYKEDCSEASSQEEDLEPYVQGHRKKHGSKSPSLNIPNAKSSQGESSRRGPHGLEHNGLPDWRRKSCTLKPNQDTSGGLGPEQHQDSEKRSSHPATKSKPRALGPDREKGKKGEGRAAYLTNGSIVPPASQRTRQSTGKGCVCPDGRLVGGSSQDVYGDTSSESYSSPSSPQHDGPESLDSEDEKDKDTDSHSDDSSSQGRADAFFSCQEVAGGGLPTIHPLASAKPAGEPLCPETIPNFPPITFMQPLPYILPNGALPADASLPVLPPQVAAALVDNKVVGGLIMQVPLVLREPMPTPVPTPVPGDTEKRDALAAVPVVLPGFGSPTLGLHPPGSPALQPLIQRFKTAPHKATVTSEGVTTSSAHHPPVGAISVIAPGPPYASPLQQAYPDPAANPLTPSVPTPSVPLGEPSIPHVKHLGMALPSGLPSPYTMPSIPTSIMATLGAGVAGVGVVPTAGQVQAVVPPSVPTHNPGPVPSPSPALTHSTAQSDSTSYINSTSCASNLVAQQQAQPQQQQQQQQATQQPMCCGACGCRGGCGTSNNSHTAPSFFFPHQMPPRQVFGVPPIFQLTSLCNSSYLSQPPPQSNGQAQLPFFPSAPAPYASQTLLHTHPHSHTDHLLGTQQGYSLQQMAPYNRFYPHMYPSSVGMVPGAGGGGALGVAVGVNKKNANVSCYNCGVSGHYAQDCIQPSIDSTQQGGFRLKYAASHSSEALDNAD
- the LOC115195648 gene encoding zinc finger CCHC domain-containing protein 2 isoform X6, with translation MLKMKLPMRTAEAGGDDTAEEQPDLHIPRSVSDKPEGSSRHPGYPSQLDKETVFEWFGLHLNPAKRIEFMCGLLHMCQPLELRFLGSCLEDLARKDNHVLRDVELRANNPNDLTILSDVIDPVVRSKLLVCLSLLGSDSRECAGILFRILSHVDPSLLYKNYGYSVSPFKDSQHHPFHSPCVDGKAFGRTEQNCGLPMEAAIGPLEQLALLFTMASLHPAFPFHQREKVIEQLDKIQLAMEDERQQNQRRINAQHNKAQKAEEHGPAAVTIEASLGERTQAQGPAHHASQTPPSRRAQREAVHVEKIVLKGISRRRSDREYNFVVTWSDSSSSNVTKTHLELESFLLKQLPKEQSTESFEKGILRLLNQGDQYEIREVEGNLKEKFLSAPQAFRQTSKVCGFFLCESSSSSPSCSRYLEPYVQGHRKKHGSKSPSLNIPNAKSSQGESSRRGPHGLEHNGLPDWRRKSCTLKPNQDTSGGLGPEQHQDSEKRSSHPATKSKPRALGPDREKGKKGEGRAAYLTNGSIVPPASQRTRQSTGKGCVCPDGRLVGGSSQDVYGDTSSESYSSPSSPQHDGPESLDSEDEKDKDTDSHSDDSSSQGRADAFFSCQEVAGGGLPTIHPLASAKPAGEPLCPETIPNFPPITFMQPLPYILPNGALPADASLPVLPPQVAAALVDNKVVGGLIMQVPLVLREPMPTPVPTPVPGDTEKRDALAAVPVVLPGFGSPTLGLHPPGSPALQPLIQRFKTAPHKATVTSEGVTTSSAHHPPVGAISVIAPGPPYASPLQQAYPDPAANPLTPSVPTPSVPLGEPSIPHVKHLGMALPSGLPSPYTMPSIPTSIMATLGAGVAGVGVVPTAGQVQAVVPPSVPTHNPGPVPSPSPALTHSTAQSDSTSYINSTSCASNLVAQQQAQPQQQQQQQQATQQPMCCGACGCRGGCGTSNNSHTAPSFFFPHQMPPRQVFGVPPIFQLTSLCNSSYLSQPPPQSNGQAQLPFFPSAPAPYASQTLLHTHPHSHTDHLLGTQQGYSLQQMAPYNRFYPHMYPSSVGMVPGAGGGGALGVAVGVNKKNANVSCYNCGVSGHYAQDCIQPSIDSTQQGGFRLKYAASHSSEALDNAD
- the LOC115195648 gene encoding zinc finger CCHC domain-containing protein 2 isoform X2; the encoded protein is MLKMKLPMRTAEAGGDDTAEEQPDLHIPRSVSDKPEGSSRHPGYPSQLDKETVFEWFGLHLNPAKRIEFMCGLLHMCQPLELRFLGSCLEDLARKDNHVLRDVELRANNPNDLTILSDVIDPVVRSKLLVCLSLLGSDSRECAGILFRILSHVDPSLLYKNYGYSVSPFKDSQHHPFHSPCVDGKAFGRTEQNCGLPMEAAIGPLEQLALLFTMASLHPAFPFHQREKVIEQLDKIQLAMEDERQQNQRRINAQHNKAQKAEEHGPAAVTIEASLGERTQAQGPAHHASQTPPSRRAQREAVHVEKIVLKGISRRRSDREYNFVVTWSDSSSSNVTKTHLELESFLLKLPKEQSTESFEKGILRLLNQGDQYEIREVEGNLKEKFLSAPQAFRQTSKVCGFFLCESSSSSPSCSRFNPVALGKPYKEDCSEASSQEEGVYLEPYVQGHRKKHGSKSPSLNIPNAKSSQGESSRRGPHGLEHNGLPDWRRKSCTLKPNQDTSGGLGPEQHQDSEKRSSHPATKSKPRALGPDREKGKKGEGRAAYLTNGSIVPPASQRTRQSTGKGCVCPDGRLVGGSSQDVYGDTSSESYSSPSSPQHDGPESLDSEDEKDKDTDSHSDDSSSQGRADAFFSCQEVAGGGLPTIHPLASAKPAGEPLCPETIPNFPPITFMQPLPYILPNGALPADASLPVLPPQVAAALVDNKVVGGLIMQVPLVLREPMPTPVPTPVPGDTEKRDALAAVPVVLPGFGSPTLGLHPPGSPALQPLIQRFKTAPHKATVTSEGVTTSSAHHPPVGAISVIAPGPPYASPLQQAYPDPAANPLTPSVPTPSVPLGEPSIPHVKHLGMALPSGLPSPYTMPSIPTSIMATLGAGVAGVGVVPTAGQVQAVVPPSVPTHNPGPVPSPSPALTHSTAQSDSTSYINSTSCASNLVAQQQAQPQQQQQQQQATQQPMCCGACGCRGGCGTSNNSHTAPSFFFPHQMPPRQVFGVPPIFQLTSLCNSSYLSQPPPQSNGQAQLPFFPSAPAPYASQTLLHTHPHSHTDHLLGTQQGYSLQQMAPYNRFYPHMYPSSVGMVPGAGGGGALGVAVGVNKKNANVSCYNCGVSGHYAQDCIQPSIDSTQQGGFRLKYAASHSSEALDNAD
- the LOC115195648 gene encoding zinc finger CCHC domain-containing protein 2 isoform X4, translated to MLKMKLPMRTAEAGGDDTAEEQPDLHIPRSVSDKPEGSSRHPGYPSQLDKETVFEWFGLHLNPAKRIEFMCGLLHMCQPLELRFLGSCLEDLARKDNHVLRDVELRANNPNDLTILSDVIDPVVRSKLLVCLSLLGSDSRECAGILFRILSHVDPSLLYKNYGYSVSPFKDSQHHPFHSPCVDGKAFGRTEQNCGLPMEAAIGPLEQLALLFTMASLHPAFPFHQREKVIEQLDKIQLAMEDERQQNQRRINAQHNKAQKAEEHGPAAVTIEASLGERTQAQGPAHHASQTPPSRRAQREAVHVEKIVLKGISRRRSDREYNFVVTWSDSSSSNVTKTHLELESFLLKQLPKEQSTESFEKGILRLLNQGDQYEIREVEGNLKEKFLSAPQAFRQTSKVCGFFLCESSSSSPSCSRFNPVALGKPYKEDCSEASSQEEGVYLEPYVQGHRKKHGSKSPSLNIPNAKSSQGESSRRGPHGLEHNGLPDWRRKSCTLKPNQDTSGGLGPEQHQDSEKRSSHPATKSKPRALGPDREKGKKGEGRAAYLTNGSIVPPASQRTRQSTGKGCVCPDGRLVGGSSQDVYGDTSSESYSSPSSPQHDGPESLDSEDEKDKDSHSDDSSSQGRADAFFSCQEVAGGGLPTIHPLASAKPAGEPLCPETIPNFPPITFMQPLPYILPNGALPADASLPVLPPQVAAALVDNKVVGGLIMQVPLVLREPMPTPVPTPVPGDTEKRDALAAVPVVLPGFGSPTLGLHPPGSPALQPLIQRFKTAPHKATVTSEGVTTSSAHHPPVGAISVIAPGPPYASPLQQAYPDPAANPLTPSVPTPSVPLGEPSIPHVKHLGMALPSGLPSPYTMPSIPTSIMATLGAGVAGVGVVPTAGQVQAVVPPSVPTHNPGPVPSPSPALTHSTAQSDSTSYINSTSCASNLVAQQQAQPQQQQQQQQATQQPMCCGACGCRGGCGTSNNSHTAPSFFFPHQMPPRQVFGVPPIFQLTSLCNSSYLSQPPPQSNGQAQLPFFPSAPAPYASQTLLHTHPHSHTDHLLGTQQGYSLQQMAPYNRFYPHMYPSSVGMVPGAGGGGALGVAVGVNKKNANVSCYNCGVSGHYAQDCIQPSIDSTQQGGFRLKYAASHSSEALDNAD
- the LOC115195648 gene encoding zinc finger CCHC domain-containing protein 2 isoform X7; amino-acid sequence: MLKMKLPMRTAEAGGDDTAEEQPDLHIPRSVSDKPEGSSRHPGYPSQLDKETVFEWFGLHLNPAKRIEFMCGLLHMCQPLELRFLGSCLEDLARKDNHVLRDVELRANNPNDLTILSDVIDPVVRSKLLVCLSLLGSDSRECAGILFRILSHVDPSLLYKNYGYSVSPFKDSQHHPFHSPCVDGKAFGRTEQNCGLPMEAAIGPLEQLALLFTMASLHPAFPFHQREKVIEQLDKIQLAMEDERQQNQRRINAQHNKAQKAEEHGPAAVTIEASLGERTQAQGPAHHASQTPPSRRAQREAVHVEKIVLKGISRRRSDREYNFVVTWSDSSSSNVTKTHLELESFLLKQLPKEQSTESFEKGILRLLNQGDQYEIREVEGNLKEKFLSAPQAFRQTSKVCGFFLCESSSSSPSCSRFNPVALGKPYKEDCSEASSQEEGVYLEPYVQGHRKKHGSKSPSLNIPNAKSSQGESSRRGPHGLEHNGLPDWRRKSCTLKPNQDTSGGLGPEQHQDSEKRSSHPATKSKPRALGPDREKGKKGEGRAAYLTNGSIVPPASQRTRQSTGKGCVCPDGRLVGGSSQDVYGDTSSESYSSPSSPQHDGPESLDSEDEKDKDTDSHSDDSSSQGRADAFFSCQEVAGGGLPTIHPLASAKPAGEPLCPETIPNFPPITFMQPLPYILPNGALPADASLPVLPPQVAAALVDNKVVGGLIMQVPLVLREPMPTPVPTPVPGDTEKRDALAAVPVVLPGFGSPTLGLHPPGSPALQPLIQRFKTAPHKATVTSEGVTTSSAHHPPVGAISVIAPGPPYASPLQQAYPDPAANPLTPSVPTPSVPLGEPSIPHVKHLGMALPSGLPSPYTMPSIPTSIMATLGAGVAGVGVVPTAGQVQAVVPPSVPTHNPGPVPSPSPALTHSTAQSDSTSYINSTSCASNLVAQQQAQPQQQQQQQQATQQPMCCGACGCRGGCGTSNNSHTAPSFFFPHQMPPRQVFGVPPIFQLTSLCNSSYLSQPPPQSNGQAQLPFFPSAPAPYASQTLLHTHPHSHTDHLLGTQQGYSLQQMAPYNRFYPHMYPSSVGMVPGAGGGGALGVAVGVNKKNANVSCYNCGVAFG